One window of the Zea mays cultivar B73 chromosome 3, Zm-B73-REFERENCE-NAM-5.0, whole genome shotgun sequence genome contains the following:
- the LOC103652113 gene encoding S-norcoclaurine synthase 1: MASESRIAQVATTIPVRNVQDLAACDAGELTADALERYVRPDIDKDAVLYEHSGELPVVDLGRLNPQHWEEEAAAKLRYACEEWGFFQVLNHGVPEEVMVSIKRDIQEFFELPLDVKNAYAQTPGDLQGYGQAYVFSNDQKLDWSDMLGIISQPPPARDMKHWPTQPLTFRKSLEDYSAEVEKVAHSIATAIGKILNIDPELMSDKYAVQVLRMNYYPPCTSMPEKVLGFSPHSDGSFLTILSQVNSVEGLQIKRHDAWVPVKPHPEALLVNVGDFLEIMTNGKFKSIEHRVIINAHKERLSVSAFHSPKFDGVVSPATATPTENLLYRTVKVEGYIKHSMSNKLDGKRALDHAKAF; this comes from the exons ATGGCCAGTGAGAGCAGAATAGCACAGGTGGCTACAACGATCCCCGTCAGGAACGTGCAGGATCTTGCTGCTTGCGACGCCGGCGAGCTAACGGCAGATGCACTGGAGCGGTACGTTAGGCCGGACATCGACAAGGACGCAGTCCTTTACGAGCACTCCGGTGAGCTTCCGGTGGTTGACCTTGGAAGACTCAACCCACAGCACTGGGAAGAGGAGGCGGCGGCCAAGCTCAGATATGCTTGCGAGGAGTGGGGATTCTTTCAA GTTTTGAATCATGGCGTTCCAGAAGAGGTTATGGTGAGCATAAAGCGCGATATTCAGGAGTTCTTTGAGCTGCCGCTGGATGTGAAGAATGCTTACGCACAAACCCCGGGAGACCTCCAAGGATATGGTCAAGCATATGTTTTTTCCAACGATCAAAAGCTTGACTGGTCAGACATGCTTGGCATCATTAGTCAGCCTCCTCCGGCCCGTGACATGAAACATTGGCCGACTCAACCTCTTACTTTCAG GAAATCCCTTGAAGATTATTCTGCTGAAGTGGAGAAAGTTGCTCACTCCATTGCAACAGCCATAGGAAAAATTCTGAATATTGATCCAGAACTGATGAGTGACAAATATGCCGTGCAAGTTCTGAGGATGAATTACTACCCTCCATGCACGTCGATGCCCGAAAAGGTTTTGGGGTTCTCGCCTCATTCAGATGGATCTTTTCTTACCATCCTTTCACAAGTTAATTCAGTGGAAGGCCTCCAAATAAAAAGGCATGATGCATGGGTCCCAGTGAAACCACACCCTGAAGCATTATTGGTGAATGTTGGAGATTTCCTTGAG ATTATGACGAACGGAAAATTCAAGAGTATTGAGCATAGGGTCATTATTAATGCTCATAAGGAACGATTGTCGGTGTCTGCATTCCACAGTCCAAAGTTTGACGGGGTGGTTTCACCGGCTACGGCGACTCCGACAGAAAATCTTTTGTACAGGACTGTGAAAGTGGAAGGTTATATTAAGCACTCCATGTCCAACAAGCTAGATGGAAAACGAGCCTTGGATCATGCGAAGGCGTTCTAG